ACAAATCCGCCACGAGGCGGAGTGTCGGCGAGGGCTAGTCGGTGTCGGAGGTCGCCGACCCTGCGGCTCCGCCGGGCTTCTCGCCGCGCAGGCGTGCCTGTAGGTCGGCACGATCGGCCCGGCGCCGCTCGTCGACGACGGCGATGCTCGCGGTCACCCGACGGCGCAGCGGCGCGAACACGGCCATGCCCAACGGCAGCGCGATGATCAGCGCGAACAGAATTGCGATCGCCAGCGGGAAGTCCTGGTAACCGATGAGCCGGGCCACCCAAAAGATCACCAGCGTCAAGACGACCGCAAGACCTAACCGCGCCAGGGTGTACAACGCGATGTCGATAGCGAGCCGGCTCCCCGGCGACCGTTCAGCCACGTCACCACCCTATCGCTGCACCGAACACCAACCTTGGCCGCGCGTATATTCGGAGTTAGTTGTTCAGGAGGCTCTTGTGTATTACGTGCTCATCGCGCTCGTGCTCGGCGCGCTGATCTACGCCGGGTGGCGAATCAGTCAGTCGGTCCCGACCCGTCCCCAGACCCGGGTGACCGGCCCCGACGACGACCCCGAATTCCTCTGGCGCATCAGCAAGAACGATCCGTCGGGGCCGTAAAGGCACCGGCGCGCCGCGCGGGCTAGCCCTGGAAGGTCTGCTGCTGGCGCTGCGTGCCAGTGAATCCCTGCGCCACCACGGCCGCCAGCTCGATGAGCGCGCGACGCGTCTGCGGCCGGAGCCGATCCAGGCTGATCTCGGCGCCCTCTTCCAGATGCGGATCGAACGGCACCAAGCGCACCGCACGGCACCGTCGCGAGAAGTGATCGACGACCTTCTGCATGTCGACCTTGCCCGAACGCGGACGCACCGCGTTGATGACGGCGACCGAGCGACGTACCAGCTCCCGATGCCCATGGGCATCGAGCCAGTCCAGGGTGGCCGAAGCGCTGCGCGCGCCGTCCACCGAACCAGAACTGATGACAACCAGGGTGTCGGCCTGCTCCAGCACCGACGACATCGCCGAGTGCATGAGTCCGGTACCGCAGTCGGTGAGCACCACGCTGTAGAAGCGCTCGAGAATCTCCAGGGTGCGCGAGTAGTCCTCGGCGCTGAACGCCTCGGACACCGCCGGATCACTTTCCGACGCGAGCACCTCCAGACGACTGGGCCCCTGTGACGTGTAGCTGCGGACGTCGCTGTAGCGCTGGATCGAATTGGCATCGCGCAACAGGTGCCGCACCGTGGCCGGTGTCTCCAGCGGCACCTTCTGGCTCAGCGTGCCACGGTCCGGGTTCGCGTCGACGGCGATGACGCGGTCACCGCGGATGGACGCGAAGGTCGCGCCCAGGGTTGCGGTGACGGTGGTCTTGCCGACGCCGCCCTTGAGGCTCAGCAGCGCGATCTTGTAGCAGCCTTGCAGCGGCTGATTCACCTGCGCGACGAGGTCGTTTTCCTCGGTCTTCTTGGTGCCCTCGCCCAGGTTGATCGTCCCGAACGATGCGCGGTATACGGTCTTGCGCCAGCCCGCAGACGGCGCCGGCTTGTGCGGGCGCAGCAACGCCGAGGTGGACAGGTCACGCGAGGACGGCGGCAGTTCCGGTCGAATCTGCGCGCCGATGCCGGTCTGCTGGCCACCCACCGGGGTGTAGTAGCGGGAGCCGCCGACGGGGGGCTGCTGGGCCTGCTGCGGAATACCCGACGGCGGGGTGTCGCTGGCCCAGCGATCCGCCGTGAACGGCGTCGGCTGCGAGGGCTGCTCGCCGGAGTCACTGAATCGGTTGTCGGCCCGGAACCCACCCGAGGATCCGGCCGCGCCGATCGCGGTGGGATCGGCGTTTTCCTGGCCTCCGGACGGAGTGAAATCAAGCGGTGCGAACGAGCCGCCGAGCGTGTTCAACGAAGGCACCGACGGATCGTGGCCGCCCAGGCCCGCGAGGTCCTGCTGCGGCGCGAACGGATCCTGGAACGGGACAGCCTGGAACTGCTGGGTCATCTCGTGGGGCTGCTGCGGTGCGCTCTGGCCGTACATCACCGGCTGCGCGGGCTCCTGAGCTGCCCATGGCGGGGCCGTCGGTCCACCCTGTGCTTCTTCGGTGTACGGCGACGGTCCATCCGGCGCGCGGTGCGCGGGATAGTCAGACATCGATCCCCCAATGCATTGGTTGGACGTGCAGTTCGGACGCGGAGAGTTCGGAACGACTGTTCAGAACGACTCAGCATCGCACCCTATCGCAGGTGTGATGAACCGATCTGGCGGAACAGTTCGCTAGCTCACACCAGCGTACGAGTGAAGACCGACCGTCACCAGGTTGACGAAGAACAGGTTGAACACCATGGCCACGAATCCGGCCACGTTGATCCAGGCCGCCTTCTTGTCCCGCCACCCGGCGGTGGATCGGGCGTGCAGGTAGGCGGCGTAGATGACCCAGGCCACGAAGGAGACGGTTTCCTTCGGGTCCCATGCCCAGAATCTGCCCCAGGCTTCCTCGGCCCAGATGGCACCGAAGATCACGCCGAATCCGAAGATGGGGAATCCGAAGATGGTGGTCCGATACGCCAGCCGGTCCAGAGCCTGGGCATCGGGCAGCTTCGCGGCGAAGGAGTTGTCGGGGAAGTACATCTTGATCAGGAACAAGATGCTCGCCACCCCGGCGACCAGGAAAACACCCGATCCGAGGCTTACCACCGACACGTGGATGGGCAACCAGTACGACTGCAGCGCGGGCATCACCGGAGCGGCGTAGGTGTAGAGGTACCGGCCGGACACCGTGAGCAGGATGAGCACCGGGATCAGCACGAAAACCCAGAGCGCCCGGTCATACCGTTTGCGCAGCACGACGGCCGCCGTCACCAGACCGCATGCGCAGGTGAGGTTGATGAACTCGTACATGTTGCCCCAGGGCACCCGCGTGGTGGCCACACCGCGCAGCACGATGCACACCAGCAGCAATCCGATACCCAGATACACAAGGGCCAGCCCGGCTCCGCCGACCCGCTCACCGAGAGGACGCTTGCCCTGCGGCACCACCAGACCCGGCTGGTTCCTGTCGGCGGACACCACCTCACCGCCGGAGCTGACGAGCTCACGCTGGGCGGTCTTGTTGCTCTGCCGGTATGCCAGCTCGATGGCCAACAGCACCAGCGCACCGACCATCACCACGATCGCCGAGGTGAAGGCGTAATCGGAGAACCTGGCCAGATTCACATCGATATTGGTCGAATTCATTCGGCATCCTGATCTTTGTGGCCGTTGCCGGCCATTGCTGTGCCCAGCGGGGGTAGGCCCTCAAGGCAGCGGTCGCACAACCGCTCGAACTCATCGCCCCAGCCGGAGCTGTCGGTACGCGCAAGCCCTCCGAGCTCCACGTTTACGGTACCCGCGGCCGCCCCCGGAGTCAGCCGCGCCCAAACCCGGCGGCGCTTGATGACGAGCGAGACCACCAGGCCCGCCATCATGGTCAGCGCGAAGACCAGCACCCACAGTTGGGCGGGGTCGCGCGACACCTGCAGATTCACGAAGTTGACCGCACCGTCGAACCTCACGATGGTGCCGTCATTGAGCTTGACCGACTGCCCCGGCAACAGATTGGCGCGGGCCACCTGGTTGAGCCGTTTCTGTTCGATCATGCGGGGATCGAGCTCGAAGATCGATTGCGCGCGACCCGAGTCCAGTCCGGTGTCGCCGCGATAGATGTTGATCGCCACGGCGGGCTTGCGCATTTCCGGGAAACTGGAGGAGAGCAGGGTGCCGTGCAGCTGTTCGGTGGGAGCGAACAGCCCCTGGATGGCAATCTGATTCTTGCGGCGCACGTTGGGATCCGGGTAGGTACCGGCCGGAGGATCGATGCGCACCGCACCCGAAGACAACAGTGTGGTGGGGTCGTCGGGCCGCCATTGAATCGTCTCGCTGCGTTTGCGCCCGTCCGGGAAGGTCACCGTGAAGGTGGGCGCATAGCCGTAACCGAGCAGGTACACGCGGTTGCCGTTGACGCGCAGCGGGTGATTCATGGCCAGACGATCGGGCCGCCACACATTGTTCTGTAGGTCGTCGCCGGCCTGGTACTCGATGTTCGATTCGAATGAATGCGCCTGCCCCGAAGCAAGATACGTGGCCTTGAAGTCCTTGACCTTGACGCAGATCGGATCCAGGTCGGTGCCGTCGACGGTGTTACCTGCCCGGAACGAGTCGAAGGCCGCGGGCGACGAGGAGCAGAATCCGGGACCGTTGTTGGCGATGACGATGACATTGCCCTCATAGCCGAACAGCTTGCCGACCGCAAAGGCCACCAACAGACCCACCAGCGACAGGTGGAAGACCAGATTTCCGAACTCGCGCAGGTAGCCCTTCTCCGCGGAAATCTCGGTGGCGTCGCCGTTCTGACGGGTGGTGCTGCGCCAGTGCCGGAGCCGATGGGCAATGGCCCCGGCCAGCTCCTCCTGATCCGCGGCGACGGTTCGGTCGGCGTGTTTAGGCAGCCGCCCCAGGTTCCGAGGCACCGGAACCGGCTGCGCGCGAAGAGCCTTGGCGTGTTCGACGGTTCTGGGGATGATGCATCCCACCAGCGAGACGAACAACAGCACGTAGATCGCCGTGAACCAGAAACTGGAGAACACGTCGAAGGCCTGCACACGATCCAGCCATGGGCCGATGGTCGAGTGTTCCGCCAGATATTCGTCGACCTTGGCCTGGTTGAGCGCGCGCTGCGGCAGCATCGCCCCGGGTACGGCGCCGAGGGCGAGTAGCACCAGCAGCGCCAGCGCGGTGCCCATGGACGTCAGGCCGCGCCAGGTGTTGCGCGAGAACGAAAAGAGACGCGTGGCGATTTTCACTAGATGGGCAACCTTGCGTCCGAAACAAACGAATCACGCACCCAGGACACGAAATCGGCCCACACACCGGTAATCAGCGCGACGCCGACCGCCAGCAGCGCGATACCGCCGATGATCTGAATGGTCCGAGTGTGCCGGCGCAGCCAGTCCATTCCGCGCACCGCACGGGCCGAACCGAAGGCCAACAGCAGGAACGGGATTCCCAGCCCGAGGCAGTAGGCGATCACCAGCGTGATCCCCCGGGCCACGTCGGCGCCCTCGGTGGCCGACGCGACGGCCACCACGCCGGTCAGGGTCGGCCCCAGGCAGGGGGTCCACCCGAGCGCGAAGACCGCACCCAGCAGCGGAGCGCCGGCCACCGTGGAGATGCGGCGCGGCGTGAACCGAATATCCCGCTGCAGGGCCGGCACCAGGCCGATGAACACCAGACCCATCGCGATCGTGATCACTCCCCCGATGCGTTGCAGCAGTATCTGATTCGTGATCAGCGTGGTCGTCATGCCCATCACCGCGACGGTGCCCAGCAGGAACACCGCGGTGAACCCGGCGACGAACAGCAAGGCCGACCCGGCGACCCGCAGCCGCGCGGCACGGGCACTATCCCGGTCGTCGGCGCCCACCACCGCGGCCAGGTACGACAGATACCCGGGCACCAGCGGAATCACGCACGGCGACGCGAACGACACCAGTCCGGCCAGCGCGCAGGCACCCAACGCCAGCAGCAGCGGTCCGCTGGTCGCCGCGTCCTGGAAGGCGGAGCCGGCGTCGGCGAGAATCACTTCGCATCTCCCGCAGGCTCTTTCGCGATCCGCTCGACGACGGGCTGCAGGTCTTGGGTAAGCAGCTCGCGCAGGAACACCGCCGCCACCCGGTGCTTGCGGTCCAGCACCAGGGTCGCGGGGATGGCGCCGGTGGGGAATTTCTTGCCGAACGCGATGAGCGTGCGCATCGGCGGGTCGTAGATGGATGGGTACGGCACCTTGCGGTCGGTCACGAAGTCCTGCGCCTTGGTGATCTCGTTGTCCCGAACGTTGATACCCAGGAACTCCACCCCTTGGGCATGAGTCGCCTTGTAGACGTCCTCCAGCGCGGAGAACTCCGAGCGACAGGGACCGCACCACTGCCCCCACACGTTGATGACGACGACCTTGCCGGCGAAGTCGCCCAACGACAGCGTCTTCGACGGGTCCAGCAGACTGGGCCCCTCGATGGGCCCGGGTGTCTGCCGCGCCTCGGGCGGGTCGTAGAAGATATCGGTCTTGCCCCCGGGCGAGACGAATTGGAACTGACCGCCGCGCGCCACGGCGTCATCACCGGTGGAACACCCGGTGATGAGCAGTAACAGCGCGGCCAGCGCCGCGACCACACCTCGCACTCGTTACCCCGCCGGTTCCGAGTACACGACGTCGACCAACCGCTTCCCGTCGAACACCAGCGAGGTCAACGAGGCGACATTGCACTGGCGCTTGCGCGGGTCGTGCCACAGTCGATTGCCCTGCAGATGCTGGCGAGCAGTCCACACCGGCAGCTGATGGCTCACGCATACCACCTCAGACCCCTCGGCACGCTCCCGGGCCCGCTCTATCGCCGCGGTCATTCGAGATGCGATGTCGCGGTAGGGCTCTCCCCAGGATGGCGTGAACGGGTCGCGCAGCTTCCACCAATTGCGGGGGTCGCGCAACGCCCCGTCACCCACCGACACCTTCATGCCCTCAAAGGAGTTCCCGGCCTCGATGAGGTCCTCGTCGGTGACGATGGCCAGTCCGTGGGCTTCGGCGATGGGCGTCGCGGTCTGCTGAGCTCGCAACAGGGGCGAGGCGACCACCGTGGTGATCTGGTTGCCCCGCAGCGATTCCGCCACCTTCGCGGCCTGCGCCTGCCCCTTGTCCGACAACCGGAAATTGGGCAGCCGGCCGTACAGGATGCCTTCGGGGTTGAATACCTCGCCATGGCGCATCAAATGAACGATGGTGCGACTCATCGAAATTCCTTACCTCTCCTCGACAGAGGCCGCGGCACGGGCAGCGGCGGGCAAAGCGTCGGCAATACGGTCGAACGCCTCGTCATCGAGGGCGGTGGAAACAAACCAGGTCTCGAACGCGCTCGCCGGCGGGTATACCCCGCGGCTGAGTAGTGCATGGAAGAACGCGGGATAGCGCCACGTTTCGGTGGCCTTGGCGCCCTGGAAGTCCTGTACCGGCTCGGCGCCGAAGAAGATGCTGAACATGTTGCCCGCGCGGCCGATCTGGTGTGCCACGCCCTCGGCATCCAGAGATGCGGTGATCAGCGCAATGAGTGCGTCGGCGTTACGATCAAGCGTCTCATAGGCTTTGGCGTCCGCGGCACGCAGTGAGGCCAGCCCTGCGGCGACCGCGATCGGGTTACCGGACAGTGTGCCCGCCTGGTACACGGGGCCCAGCGGGGCCAGTCGATCCATGATGTCGGCGCGGCCGCCGAACGCGGCGGCGGGCATGCCGCCGCTCATCACCTTGCCGAAGGTGACCAGATCGCCGGCCACCCCGTCGATGCCGAACCAACCCGAGCGACTGAGCCGGAAACCGGTCATGACCTCGTC
The nucleotide sequence above comes from Mycobacteroides saopaulense. Encoded proteins:
- a CDS encoding DUF4229 domain-containing protein, giving the protein MAERSPGSRLAIDIALYTLARLGLAVVLTLVIFWVARLIGYQDFPLAIAILFALIIALPLGMAVFAPLRRRVTASIAVVDERRRADRADLQARLRGEKPGGAAGSATSDTD
- a CDS encoding MinD/ParA family ATP-binding protein → MYGQSAPQQPHEMTQQFQAVPFQDPFAPQQDLAGLGGHDPSVPSLNTLGGSFAPLDFTPSGGQENADPTAIGAAGSSGGFRADNRFSDSGEQPSQPTPFTADRWASDTPPSGIPQQAQQPPVGGSRYYTPVGGQQTGIGAQIRPELPPSSRDLSTSALLRPHKPAPSAGWRKTVYRASFGTINLGEGTKKTEENDLVAQVNQPLQGCYKIALLSLKGGVGKTTVTATLGATFASIRGDRVIAVDANPDRGTLSQKVPLETPATVRHLLRDANSIQRYSDVRSYTSQGPSRLEVLASESDPAVSEAFSAEDYSRTLEILERFYSVVLTDCGTGLMHSAMSSVLEQADTLVVISSGSVDGARSASATLDWLDAHGHRELVRRSVAVINAVRPRSGKVDMQKVVDHFSRRCRAVRLVPFDPHLEEGAEISLDRLRPQTRRALIELAAVVAQGFTGTQRQQQTFQG
- the ccsB gene encoding c-type cytochrome biogenesis protein CcsB; translated protein: MNSTNIDVNLARFSDYAFTSAIVVMVGALVLLAIELAYRQSNKTAQRELVSSGGEVVSADRNQPGLVVPQGKRPLGERVGGAGLALVYLGIGLLLVCIVLRGVATTRVPWGNMYEFINLTCACGLVTAAVVLRKRYDRALWVFVLIPVLILLTVSGRYLYTYAAPVMPALQSYWLPIHVSVVSLGSGVFLVAGVASILFLIKMYFPDNSFAAKLPDAQALDRLAYRTTIFGFPIFGFGVIFGAIWAEEAWGRFWAWDPKETVSFVAWVIYAAYLHARSTAGWRDKKAAWINVAGFVAMVFNLFFVNLVTVGLHSYAGVS
- the resB gene encoding cytochrome c biogenesis protein ResB, with the translated sequence MKIATRLFSFSRNTWRGLTSMGTALALLVLLALGAVPGAMLPQRALNQAKVDEYLAEHSTIGPWLDRVQAFDVFSSFWFTAIYVLLFVSLVGCIIPRTVEHAKALRAQPVPVPRNLGRLPKHADRTVAADQEELAGAIAHRLRHWRSTTRQNGDATEISAEKGYLREFGNLVFHLSLVGLLVAFAVGKLFGYEGNVIVIANNGPGFCSSSPAAFDSFRAGNTVDGTDLDPICVKVKDFKATYLASGQAHSFESNIEYQAGDDLQNNVWRPDRLAMNHPLRVNGNRVYLLGYGYAPTFTVTFPDGRKRSETIQWRPDDPTTLLSSGAVRIDPPAGTYPDPNVRRKNQIAIQGLFAPTEQLHGTLLSSSFPEMRKPAVAINIYRGDTGLDSGRAQSIFELDPRMIEQKRLNQVARANLLPGQSVKLNDGTIVRFDGAVNFVNLQVSRDPAQLWVLVFALTMMAGLVVSLVIKRRRVWARLTPGAAAGTVNVELGGLARTDSSGWGDEFERLCDRCLEGLPPLGTAMAGNGHKDQDAE
- a CDS encoding cytochrome c biogenesis CcdA family protein, with translation MILADAGSAFQDAATSGPLLLALGACALAGLVSFASPCVIPLVPGYLSYLAAVVGADDRDSARAARLRVAGSALLFVAGFTAVFLLGTVAVMGMTTTLITNQILLQRIGGVITIAMGLVFIGLVPALQRDIRFTPRRISTVAGAPLLGAVFALGWTPCLGPTLTGVVAVASATEGADVARGITLVIAYCLGLGIPFLLLAFGSARAVRGMDWLRRHTRTIQIIGGIALLAVGVALITGVWADFVSWVRDSFVSDARLPI
- a CDS encoding TlpA disulfide reductase family protein, with protein sequence MRGVVAALAALLLLITGCSTGDDAVARGGQFQFVSPGGKTDIFYDPPEARQTPGPIEGPSLLDPSKTLSLGDFAGKVVVINVWGQWCGPCRSEFSALEDVYKATHAQGVEFLGINVRDNEITKAQDFVTDRKVPYPSIYDPPMRTLIAFGKKFPTGAIPATLVLDRKHRVAAVFLRELLTQDLQPVVERIAKEPAGDAK
- a CDS encoding histidine phosphatase family protein, giving the protein MSRTIVHLMRHGEVFNPEGILYGRLPNFRLSDKGQAQAAKVAESLRGNQITTVVASPLLRAQQTATPIAEAHGLAIVTDEDLIEAGNSFEGMKVSVGDGALRDPRNWWKLRDPFTPSWGEPYRDIASRMTAAIERARERAEGSEVVCVSHQLPVWTARQHLQGNRLWHDPRKRQCNVASLTSLVFDGKRLVDVVYSEPAG